CGGTTACGGGAAGCAATGGCAAGCTAACAACTCAAACCATCACGGATCAAACAATTGCGCAAGGTCCCGTTGCATCACAAGAAGCGATTAAGATGCTCGGCACTAATGGCGGCGGCTTCTTCAATGCAAATAGCGCACACCCATTTGAGAACCCTACTCCCTTTTCTAATCTGCTTCAGATGCTGTCGATCTTTGCAATCCCGGCTGGCCTGACGGTGACGTTAGGCCGAATGACGAAGTCGCCACGACATGGATGGGCCGTCTTTGCAGCCATGTCCATTCTGTTTTTTGCGGGCGTCACTACGGCATACTGGGCTGAATCGCAGCCAAACCCTCTGCTGCACGGCGTCAATCAACATGTAACCGCCATGCAGGCCGGCGGCAATATGGAGGGTAAAGAAGTCCGCTTCGGCATCACGAATTCGGCACTCTTCGCCACCGTAACCACAGATGCAAGTTGTGGCGCCGTCAATGCCATGCATGATTCCTTCATGCCGCTCGGAGGACTCGTGCCCATGGTCAACATCATGCTGGGAGAAGTGGTCTTCGGAGGGGTCGGGGCTGGCATGTACGGCATGCTGGTCATGATCATCCTCACCGTCTTCATCGCAGGTCTTATGGTGGGACGAACTCCTGAGTACCTTGGCAAAAAGATCGAATCTTACGACGTCAAGATGGCGATGTTGTATGTCCTGATCTTTCCACTAACGATCCTGGTTCTCGCGGCAGTTGCTTCGTTGTCACCAACATATGGTCTCAGCAGTTTGAACAACGCAGGACCACATGGGCTCTCCGAAATTCTTTACGCCTACGCATCTGCGGTTGGAAACAACGGTTCGGCATTCGCAGGACTCAATGCCAACACCCACTTCTACAATCTCACGCTTGCTGCGGCGATGCTCATTGGGCGCTTTCTGATGATCGTTCCAATGCTTGCACTAGCAGGAAACCTGGCGACAAAGAAGCTCGTACCTCCTTCTTCCGGTACGTTCCCTGTGACAACACCCCTGTTCGCCTCGCTGCTCGTCAGCGTCGTCCTGATTGTTAGCGCGCTTACCTTCTTCCCGGCGCTAAGTCTTGGCCCAATTCTCGAACACCTTCTGCTTTTTGCAGG
This is a stretch of genomic DNA from Edaphobacter acidisoli. It encodes these proteins:
- the kdpA gene encoding potassium-transporting ATPase subunit KdpA; translated protein: MTPNGWFQIALFFGILLLITKPLGIYMAQIFERKRSFADPIFNPIERLLYRSTGVDETHEMRWPEYSVSMLIFSAATMLLTYGIERIQQYLPWNPQHLAAIAPDLAFNTAASFTTNTNWQSYTPESTMSYFTQMVGLATHNFWSGAIGIALAIAFIRGIAQKERDTLGNFWVDMTRAILRLLLPLCIVYGLVLVSQGVIQNLRPYDTAKMLDPQVVSVTGSNGKLTTQTITDQTIAQGPVASQEAIKMLGTNGGGFFNANSAHPFENPTPFSNLLQMLSIFAIPAGLTVTLGRMTKSPRHGWAVFAAMSILFFAGVTTAYWAESQPNPLLHGVNQHVTAMQAGGNMEGKEVRFGITNSALFATVTTDASCGAVNAMHDSFMPLGGLVPMVNIMLGEVVFGGVGAGMYGMLVMIILTVFIAGLMVGRTPEYLGKKIESYDVKMAMLYVLIFPLTILVLAAVASLSPTYGLSSLNNAGPHGLSEILYAYASAVGNNGSAFAGLNANTHFYNLTLAAAMLIGRFLMIVPMLALAGNLATKKLVPPSSGTFPVTTPLFASLLVSVVLIVSALTFFPALSLGPILEHLLLFAGKTF